Proteins from a single region of Amycolatopsis sp. CA-230715:
- a CDS encoding ATP-binding protein, producing MGSQDPREWFVGRLQRLRAAAGHPTQATLLRYGRDTGLTKSGLSDLLNGNFVNPPPWDRIEAYATACVQAANVGNIEIALKTTLLRLRQDHDTLTEQLASPPAPAAQRPTPPQQLPAAPTRFVGREPELIQMNDRLDAASDGRSTTLIFSLVGVGGIGKTWLALQWAHQVIDRFPDGQLFVDLHGFSSTGESTQPGDVLGRFLDALGIDRSLQPTNLEHRIDVYRSKMANKRILVVLDNAATADQVTPLLPTGKGSTVVVTSRNHLRGLVARHGARSIQLNSLSTNDAHTLLAISLSRQQLAAEKGAAEELIRFCGGFPLPLGLIASHVATEPNLTLNEVVSELHTFGLAALDSDDPAASLPQVLSWSLRHLTKETQKVFALTGIAPGPDIDLHAVASLIGKSELETYLALRTLVNASLIYHISGSRYSMHNLVRDFAVNTADDFPAEMRQAATRRLVDFYTHTAYQAVCLLNPHRTPIQLEPSAPDVQPYALSNELDALKWLDIEHLNVLAAQDLAQTHRWYYIVCDLAWILTTFHDRRGHRHDRVTVWEAALEAAAHVPEIGIRIRVHRLLGAAYADTGRHDESIDHLAQALTLTNGYRDGSEQALIQEKLARAWELKGNDQRAFEHASKALEITSNLQPPIRDGGMIGSVGWYAARLGNYDVARAHCQEALSIFHECGDLSGRATTLDSLGYIDYRTENFLNSIQSYAESLMIRRELGENYRCADTLEALGGPYVALDHTEQASAGWKEALKLYQNQGRINDAVRVQQRLIELNGPNDPRPDSF from the coding sequence ATGGGCTCGCAGGACCCACGGGAGTGGTTCGTCGGCCGTCTGCAGCGACTACGGGCAGCGGCGGGTCACCCCACTCAGGCGACACTGCTGAGGTATGGCAGAGACACTGGCCTGACCAAGTCCGGCCTGTCAGACTTGCTGAACGGAAACTTCGTAAATCCCCCGCCATGGGATCGTATCGAGGCCTATGCGACCGCGTGTGTCCAGGCAGCGAACGTCGGCAACATCGAGATAGCGTTAAAAACGACGTTGCTTAGGCTTCGACAGGATCATGACACCCTCACTGAGCAACTTGCTTCGCCCCCTGCACCCGCCGCGCAACGCCCGACGCCTCCGCAACAACTGCCCGCCGCGCCGACCAGATTCGTTGGCCGCGAACCGGAACTCATCCAAATGAACGATCGACTTGACGCGGCTTCAGATGGGCGCAGCACCACCTTGATCTTCTCGCTCGTAGGCGTAGGCGGCATTGGCAAAACCTGGCTCGCTTTGCAGTGGGCACATCAGGTAATTGACCGCTTTCCCGATGGGCAGCTATTTGTGGATCTTCATGGCTTCAGTTCTACTGGGGAGTCAACCCAGCCTGGCGATGTGCTCGGAAGATTTCTCGACGCACTCGGAATTGATCGAAGCCTTCAGCCTACCAATTTGGAACACCGCATCGACGTTTACCGATCCAAGATGGCAAACAAACGGATTCTTGTTGTACTTGATAATGCGGCAACCGCTGATCAAGTCACACCGCTGCTTCCCACTGGAAAAGGTTCCACAGTCGTAGTGACCAGTCGCAACCATCTTCGCGGACTTGTCGCTCGCCACGGAGCCCGTTCGATACAATTAAACTCACTTTCCACTAATGACGCCCACACCTTACTAGCCATTTCCCTCAGTCGGCAGCAGCTTGCCGCCGAAAAAGGAGCAGCGGAGGAACTTATTCGGTTCTGCGGAGGCTTCCCCTTGCCATTGGGGCTGATCGCTTCCCATGTCGCCACCGAACCCAATCTAACATTGAACGAGGTCGTCAGTGAACTTCACACCTTTGGCCTAGCTGCACTTGATTCAGATGATCCCGCCGCCAGTCTACCCCAAGTTCTCTCCTGGTCTTTACGTCACCTTACCAAAGAAACACAGAAAGTATTCGCACTGACAGGAATCGCACCCGGCCCAGACATCGATCTTCACGCAGTCGCTTCCCTGATCGGGAAATCTGAACTAGAAACGTATCTAGCACTCCGAACGCTCGTCAATGCTTCGTTGATCTACCACATTTCCGGTAGTAGATACAGTATGCATAACCTCGTTCGGGATTTTGCCGTAAACACCGCCGACGACTTCCCTGCCGAGATGCGACAAGCCGCAACGAGGCGACTCGTAGACTTTTACACGCACACCGCATACCAGGCCGTTTGCCTTCTAAATCCCCATCGCACACCTATTCAACTCGAACCATCAGCACCTGACGTGCAGCCATACGCATTATCAAACGAATTGGACGCGCTAAAGTGGCTTGACATCGAGCATCTCAATGTACTCGCCGCTCAAGATCTCGCACAAACCCATCGTTGGTATTACATTGTGTGCGATCTGGCGTGGATTCTGACCACGTTTCATGATCGACGGGGACATCGACATGACCGAGTAACTGTTTGGGAGGCCGCACTAGAAGCTGCGGCACACGTGCCCGAAATTGGAATCCGAATACGCGTACATCGCCTCCTTGGAGCGGCGTATGCCGACACGGGACGCCACGACGAATCAATCGACCACCTGGCACAAGCTCTTACATTGACAAATGGCTATCGAGACGGCTCAGAGCAGGCCTTAATACAAGAGAAGTTGGCTCGAGCCTGGGAACTGAAAGGAAACGATCAGCGAGCATTTGAACACGCGAGTAAGGCGCTAGAAATCACCAGCAATCTTCAACCGCCCATACGAGACGGTGGCATGATCGGATCAGTCGGATGGTACGCTGCACGACTAGGCAATTATGATGTGGCTCGCGCACATTGCCAGGAAGCGCTTTCTATTTTTCATGAATGCGGCGACCTAAGCGGTCGCGCCACCACATTAGATAGTCTCGGTTATATTGATTACCGCACTGAAAATTTTCTCAACTCCATTCAATCTTACGCCGAATCGTTGATGATTCGACGCGAACTCGGTGAAAATTACCGTTGCGCTGACACGCTCGAAGCTCTCGGAGGTCCATACGTCGCACTCGACCATACCGAACAGGCTAGCGCCGGATGGAAGGAAGCACTTAAACTATATCAAAATCAGGGGCGCATCAACGATGCCGTTCGCGTGCAGCAACGACTCATCGAACTAAACGGTCCGAACGATCCAAGACCGGATAGCTTCTAA